From Aquificota bacterium, one genomic window encodes:
- the lptA gene encoding lipopolysaccharide transport periplasmic protein LptA translates to MRRVLFFLLFIASFAFSQPIAGEGDQLTYEKDRIIYTGNVRLTRGNALLTANKVIIYLDENRKAKLMEAEGNVKYVEGNRRAFADRMTYDLREEVITLKGRARVEDGPNFVDAEEIIYYKKEDRAVAISKGSRVRTFYVEEKDEKGRPNRKP, encoded by the coding sequence ATGAGAAGGGTTCTATTTTTTCTTTTATTTATAGCTTCCTTTGCCTTTTCACAGCCCATAGCGGGTGAAGGAGACCAACTTACTTACGAAAAGGACAGGATAATCTATACGGGCAATGTGAGGCTTACAAGGGGCAACGCCCTCTTGACAGCCAACAAGGTAATCATATACCTTGATGAAAACAGAAAGGCAAAGCTTATGGAAGCGGAGGGGAATGTAAAGTATGTGGAGGGAAACAGAAGGGCCTTTGCAGATAGAATGACCTACGACCTGAGGGAAGAGGTTATAACCCTTAAGGGTAGGGCAAGGGTGGAAGATGGCCCAAACTTTGTGGATGCAGAGGAGATAATTTACTATAAGAAGGAAGATAGGGCTGTGGCCATAAGCAAAGGCTCAAGGGTAAGGACCTTTTATGTGGAGGAAAAGGATGAAAAGGGCAGACCTAATAGAAAGCCTTAG
- a CDS encoding integration host factor subunit beta, protein MWRKRMKRADLIESLRKEFKLSREEAKRFVDCFFEELVNMIIENGRVELRGFGVFKLKSLSGRFIKNPKTGIEMYVEERHSISFKPSSLFKKNEKG, encoded by the coding sequence ATGTGGAGGAAAAGGATGAAAAGGGCAGACCTAATAGAAAGCCTTAGAAAGGAGTTTAAACTAAGTAGAGAAGAGGCTAAAAGGTTTGTGGATTGCTTTTTTGAAGAATTGGTAAACATGATAATAGAAAATGGAAGAGTAGAGCTAAGAGGCTTTGGTGTTTTTAAGCTAAAGAGTCTTAGCGGTAGGTTTATAAAGAATCCAAAGACGGGCATTGAGATGTATGTGGAGGAAAGACATAGCATAAGCTTTAAGCCTTCAAGCTTGTTTAAGAAAAATGAGAAAGGTTGA